A single genomic interval of Malania oleifera isolate guangnan ecotype guangnan chromosome 13, ASM2987363v1, whole genome shotgun sequence harbors:
- the LOC131145423 gene encoding uncharacterized protein LOC131145423, protein MTEDSERKEEVTLEELKKKMADFARERDWDQFHSPRNLLLALVGEVGEVSEIFQWRGEVARGLPDWKDKEKEHLGEELSDVLLYLVRLSDICGIDLGKAVLRKLQINALKYPVHLCKGSSKKHTHLCSPANVVLNQQHQNQNHF, encoded by the exons ATGACGGAAGATtcagagagaaaagaagaggttACCTTGGAAGAGTTGAAGAAGAAAATGGCGGATTTTGCACGGGAAAGAGACTGGGATCAGTTCCATAGCCCTAGAAATCTCCTCCTCGCTCTG gTGGGAGAAGTGGGGGAGGTGTCCGAGATATTCCAGTGGAGAGGGGAGGTGGCGAGAGGGCTGCCGGATTGGAAAGACAAAGAGAAAGAACATTTGGGGGAAGAGCTTTCCGACGTGTTGCTGTACCTGGTGAGGCTGTCCGACATATGCGGTATCGATTTAGGGAAAGCTGTTCTTCGGAAGCTCCAAATCAACGCCCTCAAGTACCCAGTTCATCTCTGCAAGGGCTCTTCCAAGAAGCACACCCACCTCTGCTCCCCCGCCAATGTCGTCCTCAACCAGcaacatcaaaatcaaaatcactTTTGA